From Triplophysa dalaica isolate WHDGS20190420 chromosome 24, ASM1584641v1, whole genome shotgun sequence:
AGAGCTGGAGGAGAGTGATgtgacagatgatgaagaggaggATGGAGAAAGAGCTCAGGATGAAGATGTGGGAGTTCTCCGTCTGTCCAACATTCAAATAACTTCTACTACACACACGTAAGGTTACTACAGTTCATTGACTTGGGAGACACTCATGTGTGCATGAGCCCTCATGTTAAAACATTTCATCAGAAGTGTTACTCTTACTTGAACAGTCCAGGTCATGCACTCATGCCTTCAAGGAAATCGCCTCCTACTCTTAAATGTAACAGATAAGAAGGGGAGGCGTACAAGCAGAAAAGCAGATATCAATGTCTGAATGTTTTTCCCAAAAAAGGATAAACATTTAATTGATCAATAATGTTCATCAAGtctgttaaattacatttacatgactGTAATAAAAGGGGGATTGAAAAAAAACCCATTGACctcaacatttattattattcaacatAGTATTTAAGACGCatggaaatatttatatattacactctgtagtgtttttatttttgcttcagTGCAAAGCAAAGACCTCAAGTGGACCCTTCACAATGTCCGTCTTCATACATCGAGAACTCACCACAGGAAAAATTCATGCTCGCAATGGCTGAAAACTTTCGGCAACAGTATGTTCTTTTGTACCCCGATCGCAAACCACTTCTGCTGTGTCCCGTTAATGAGTGTGGAGTTCAGGTACATAAACACTGAACACCTTTGTTGGACATTATactgtaaaagtgtttttacattaaacaaattcaGCGTTTAAAGCAATTTATCAGTAGTGAAGATTTAAAAAACTTGgtagaaattacttttttaggTTCGTATATAATGCTGaggtttaataaatacatttagatttattttaaataattattaaaaactatttatttataatgaaggtaaatttgtaaaattacaacaatatttttaatattcaatttcTTTTCTAGGGTACtcaatttttttgcattgtgtctAATTTAGTCCATTATATCAACAGAAGTTTGTCAGCACCACCCTGCGCTGCACATTGCTCCCTTATCCAGAGCTGTACAGCTGGGAAGGATGTGCCAGTTTTGTATCCGATTATCTTTCCTTGGAATTACTGGACCCGCCATTTGAAATAGTGAGATGCTCACTTAATCATGATCTGTACTGGAACTTATACAAGTTGTTTTGtgcaaacattaacatttaatttctgtTAAATCTAGCCCAAGCAGCTGTCATCTCCCACCTGGGTTGTGCAGACACAGAAGGGCACGTGCTTTGATTTCTCTTGCCTGCTGTGTAGTCTCTTGTTGGGCGCGGGATACAACGCTTACTGTGTCAGCGGGTACGCCAGTAAGGAGATGTGTCTCCTTGATCAGTCGCACCAAGAGTGTCCTCAACTGGAGCCTGAAATCCAAGTACAAAGACAATAAGCATTCAATTGGATGTGAATTTCTTTGAAGGgttgtgttttttcatgttttttcacgattgtttttgtttgatcaaCTTAGGTTAATGAAGACCAACAGACGCAGACGAAGAAGAAATACTCCGTTAAACCACCACGTGATCTTCAAAGCTCCTTTGAGAAACATCAGGATAAGAAACGGCATGCGAATGCTAAAGCAACTGCCCTGAAGAAACAAAAAGAGGCGGAGAAACTTCAGAAGGTACAACATTTGGGTGGGGAACGGAGACCAAAGTGACATTTCTCAGacatatttaataacattttagaaatgtttgaatACTTCGGTTCCTCATTGACAGGAGCAAGAACGTCCCCCACCAGACGCTCTTCTGGGGGTGAGGGTTCACAGCTGGGTTCTAGTGCTGTCAGGGAACCGGGAGGTCCCTGAGAACTTCTTCATTGACCCACTGACTGGAAAGAGCTACACCACCACAAATGAAAACTTCCAGGGCATAGAGAGCATATGGAACCAACAAAACTATTGGGTCAACATGCAGGATTGCCGTTTTGGTTGTGCGGTCAGTATTTCTTGGATTCTGTGAAATTATTTTCAAGATCACAGGAAGTTTACAGAGTGTGTTTGGGTCTTTAGGAGATGACCTTTGCCTTGAGCGATCTATCAAAGTGGGAGTATATGTTATGTGGCCCTTCTAGCCAATCACTATCCATCATTCCAGAGCCAAAGGAAACAGAAGACGAAGAAGTACAGCaagactattttattttttaattgaacttCAGTTACGGACTAACATTGTTGTCTGTGTAATTCTGTCTATTTTCTGTCTAATGTATTTTTATCCCTGTGGAGGATGAAATGGAAGAGCAGAAAGTATTTGAGATGCCTCCATCTTGGGTGGCCAAaatagacatttctcaaatagGTGAAGTTCTATATCGATTTCAGCAACTATttcttaataaatgttttggtcATGATTTCTCTGTTTATTATCATCATTTTAGATATGGAAATGCGTTATCCAGGAGGCACGAAGGTAGTCCGGTATAGGAAAGCCAAGCTGGAAAAGTTTGCACCTTACTTTATGAAAGATGGTCTGGTGACCAGATTTACCACCTACAAAGACATTGAGTGTAAGaattcttatatattttttatggcaTCAGATTACATTGAAATAGAGGTTTTTCAAATGTGTGAGTGAATATTTAGTGCTCGACTTTCTATAGGCACCCAACCCGACACTGTTAAGGAGTGGTTTAAACATCGAAGGGATTGTCTTGAGGAGAGAGAACTGAAGACAGACACCAATGTGACAGCTGAACTTTTTAGACCTGGAAGAAGCGATGCGCTTAAATGTAATcttacacacatgcacgcacgcacttTCATGATGTTTAGACCCTGACATAAGTAAGAATGATTCATATTGGTTGTGACTACCATCGCTTATATTTGGGGTCATTGATTAGAACAAACCCCTAAGATTGtttgaaatgtgaaaacatttgtgtcttctttggttaaaaataaacaaaaatttgattttgattCTGTAAATGAAAACTAGCTATGCAGCGATacaaaatttctccaccgaAACCGATATCTGATTATTCACAGTGATGTCTCCCGATGCCTATAGCAAAAATTCTTTGCATTTTCCTGtcttcttttgattgacagaatatatcggccctgatcattggctgtttttaaactatcagcCGATAGCCAATGGTGTTACAAACTGTTTTTATCAACCGATAACGTTTATTGGCCAATATAACGGTGCATTATATCAAAAACCTTGCCCTGATTCGCAACTGAATTATAAGATACGATTACATGGAAAATGTCAGTAAAAACACATGCACTTGTAtcttttaaacagagatggcagtATTGAGGCAAAaattatggattgcagctttataatagtaaatgtaataataaatataataattttaataaaaaaatgtacacatctGAATCTTTAGTAATACTATTAACCCTAATAATGTACTTATACAATTTATTGCATAAACTTTAGAATCTTAAACTTAGCTGatgaaaatatctaaaataaatatctatatATGTGGGTAGTTGAAGTATAAAttgtacatgtgtcctatggtgtaaCACAGCAACATTTTGATTAATATGTtaaaattacattgttttacattatttatatttattatataaaatagcataagatttatctgtattgtttaaaaaaaaattgctgtcTCACCATAGGAGACATTTGCATATCAGTCAGTCAACGACACATCTAAATGATCTAAAATATCTAATTCTTTAAATCTCACTGTTTAGACCACAGGTACATCACTATGGTCCCGGAGACTGAGCGTCAAATGGACTTTTATAGCCATACTCGCTACGACGGTCTAGCCCGCAGAATCGAGAAGCCTTTCGAAATGACAGAAACCTTTGAAGATCGGACAGACTTCCTCTTTAATCGACATGTTGTTTATGGAAAGAGGGTCAAAGTGTCTCAGTCTGGAGAAACTCTTGAACAACGACCTCTACAGGTAACAAACATGCTTTAACCTTCAACCCACTAAAACAGTGAGCAGTGTAACCCAATATTATCTTAGCGGTATAACATTAACCAACAATAGTGAAGAAACTTCTAGCGTGACTGCTGGTAGCTTTGCTTACAGTAATCACACCAAAGTGAAATTGTTATGTTGACCAACATTGGGTCAATAACCCTTTATTTGTGTTGTCAAACAGAAGGTAAAGGAGATGTTCCACAGAGATCCTTCTAGACCCAGCTGTAAGGAAGTTGCTAACAGAGACTTTATGATATCGGAGGGGCAGATTCACGTGACCTATCATCTAGAGCAAAGTCGGATAATCCCATTTTGGCTGAATTTCATCAAACCCAAAGAAGCAGCAGGATCGGAAAAAGCACAAGCTTTCACTCCAGACATGGTTTCCGGCTTTCAGGTCTGATGAGACAAACAAGTTTGTTTTAGCCCCACCCAGTTAtgtaagggatagttcactcaaaaatgaaagtgtgtcatttgaattaacatttatccatttggcagacacttttatccaaagggacttacaagtaggagatcatataaacattttgtcaacacgctcaacagtaccattagtttacaaggccatgctactaggaagATCAAGgctggagtaagcaagggagagaaagaacaacaagatttttttttcaaagacacaagacaaacagttattggttagtcaaataaatgcggaacaggtatgttttgagctgttttatgAAAGTTGTggaggatgctgcagttcggatggaggctggcagttcattccaccacgggggaaccgaatgagtaaaggtttttgcagGAGAGTTGGTTTTGCAAGCCCTTGCCTGCCGTAGATTTTCAGACAGGAGAGTGGCTTCCATAGAATGTCCTTTCTTGAAGCCGGATTGTTGACTGTCCAGAAGGTCGTGCTGTTAGAGATAGGCAGAGATTTGGTCAAAAACTACCCTTTCGAGGGCCTTGGAAAGGAAAGGCAGGAGTGAGATTGGTCTGTTGTTGCTGACCACTGAGGGGTCAAGTGTTGGTTTCTTGATTAAAGGTGTGAACAGGGCTTGTTTTATTGAGGTGGGGACAGTACAAGTGGTCATAGAGGTGTTTATAATGTGTGCGAGTTGAGGCAGTAGAGCAGGAGAGATAGCCTGCAGGAGGTGGGAAGGGATGTGGTTGAGGGAACAGGTGGAAGGCCGGGTGGAAAGGAGAATTTTGGAGACACCAGTCTCCGAAAGGGGAGATGAAGAAGGGAGTTGAGGGTAGCAAGGGTTAAGAGAGAGATCAGGGATGTGTTGAGCAGAGAATTGCCTATTGATAGTCTCCACTTTATCAGTAAAGAAGTCGGCAAAGTCATCAGCAGTCAGCGAGGTAATGACGGGAGGTTGAGGGGGACAGAGAGGAGAAGGTTGTGAAAAGTTGAGGCGGGTAAGATGCAGTTAGGATTTAGTTTTGAAAGTACTCTGTTTTGTCTGCAGATATGTCAGTAGCAAAGGAGTTAAGAAGATGTTGAAGCTTGGAGAGATCAGCAGGGTCTCTTGATTTACGCCACTTCCTCTCCGCAGCCCTTAGCTTGGTCCGATGGTCGCAAAGAGCCTCAGAAAGCCAGGGGCAAGAGGGTGTAGCACTTGCAGAGCTGGAGGTAAGAGGGAAGACACTGTCAAGACAGGATGTTAAGGTTGTACAGACAATATCAGTAGCTTCCTCAATGTTGAGAGATGAGTAAAGGGTTGTGGTTGGTAGGGAGGAAGACACCGTGGACGAAAAGCAGGTGGGAGAGAGGGAACAAAGATTACGATGGAAAGTATTGGTATTTGGTTGGGAAGTGAGATTACAGGGAATGTTAcagtgtcattccaaacctgtattgtATGATTTTCtcttgcagaacacaaaagaagaaatctgAAGAACATCGATAACCGACCCACAAGGTCACTTATCGACtgtcattgtatgaacacaaaacaacagggacatttttcaatatatcttcttttgtgttcaacagaagaaagagtcacatacaggttttgatcgatataagagtgaataaatgactgtattttttattttgggtgtactgtccctttaaatctcaCCGTTTTAAAATTCTCCCTCACATCGCTGTCAAATGTTTAATTGGCGGCCATCTTGTTGacagcatgtttattttttcctgcAGGATGATCCTTCTACGAAACCCTACAAGAACCTGAAACTGTATGAGATGCTTGTGGATCTGATGAGAGATGAGGAAAATGTTGTGCTTCAAATTAAAGATTCTGAGAAAGAGGTAATCAGGGAAGGAAAAGATTTGGTTCGCAAATAGCTATGTTTGTCTGGGGATCGGTGTTGACCGTTGCGTATGCGTTTCAGGTTAAATCCGTACTTTCTGCAAGAGAACAGGAGGAAAAAAATACGGAGCTTCAGATATCTATTTACAACGCCACGAGAAATGAGACTGCATGTCGTCGCACAGAAGAGACGGTGAATCAACGATTTAATTAATTGTGTAGTATTGTATGGATCCACAATGCTAATCCCAACATCTTTTTATTCTCATTCCTCAGGAGCGTatagcaaaagaaaaacagaaacagcAGCAATCGAAGAAACTGGACCCGCTGGAGCCCTTTCTGGTCCAGTTGGGACCCACAAGACCCCTTACACTCCAGGCTGCTCTTCAGATAAAAACAGAGTGTCTGGCTGAACTTAAACAGCAGTTTATTAACAAAGCCAAAATCATTCAGAGCCGACTTGAAAAGGCatgttaatcatttaaaaaacccGCAATAACACAAACccgaaataagatatttagagaaacgTCAGTTGTTTTAGAGTCCATATAATGGGaaatcaatgggggccaatgttaaTCTTGtgctgcagaagaatgaaactcatacaggtttgaaatgactggGAGTATaacttaattcatttttaaacctaTGTTTTTAAGAAACCAACTGTCATGCAGTTTTATGAGGTCTACACTGGTTAAAATGATCAACTATTTTCAGGAATCTGAGGAGTTGCAGAAGAAACAGTCGTGGTACCAGAAGAACCAGCTCAACCTGACCAAAGAGGATGAAGATGAGTACCATGCCTACTGCTCTGATGCGCTGCTCCGAATCCACATCCGCAAACAGAGACTCGATCGGTATGTAATAGCAGATCAGTTCTGTAACGTTTTTGAGAGTATTTCTGTAGTTAGTGATCGTACAGCTGGAATTATTCTAAAATTCTGCTTTAAAACCGTAaacctgtgtttgttttgtagttacAAGGAGAAGGCACCCATTACGTTCCTGGCACTGGAGGAAAAGCTAAACCGAGATCCAAGGttgaacaaacattttaaaacggCACAATTAAATGAAGCTTAGTAATGTCATTCTACCATTAAtccaaatgtttaataaaa
This genomic window contains:
- the ccdc135 gene encoding dynein regulatory complex subunit 7; this translates as MEVLQELEESDVTDDEEEDGERAQDEDVGVLRLSNIQITSTTHTAKQRPQVDPSQCPSSYIENSPQEKFMLAMAENFRQQYVLLYPDRKPLLLCPVNECGVQKFVSTTLRCTLLPYPELYSWEGCASFVSDYLSLELLDPPFEIPKQLSSPTWVVQTQKGTCFDFSCLLCSLLLGAGYNAYCVSGYASKEMCLLDQSHQECPQLEPEIQVNEDQQTQTKKKYSVKPPRDLQSSFEKHQDKKRHANAKATALKKQKEAEKLQKEQERPPPDALLGVRVHSWVLVLSGNREVPENFFIDPLTGKSYTTTNENFQGIESIWNQQNYWVNMQDCRFGCAEMTFALSDLSKWEYMLCGPSSQSLSIIPEPKETEDEEDEMEEQKVFEMPPSWVAKIDISQIDMEMRYPGGTKVVRYRKAKLEKFAPYFMKDGLVTRFTTYKDIECTQPDTVKEWFKHRRDCLEERELKTDTNVTAELFRPGRSDALKYHRYITMVPETERQMDFYSHTRYDGLARRIEKPFEMTETFEDRTDFLFNRHVVYGKRVKVSQSGETLEQRPLQKVKEMFHRDPSRPSCKEVANRDFMISEGQIHVTYHLEQSRIIPFWLNFIKPKEAAGSEKAQAFTPDMVSGFQDDPSTKPYKNLKLYEMLVDLMRDEENVVLQIKDSEKEVKSVLSAREQEEKNTELQISIYNATRNETACRRTEETERIAKEKQKQQQSKKLDPLEPFLVQLGPTRPLTLQAALQIKTECLAELKQQFINKAKIIQSRLEKESEELQKKQSWYQKNQLNLTKEDEDEYHAYCSDALLRIHIRKQRLDRYKEKAPITFLALEEKLNRDPRLNKHFKTAQLNEA